One genomic window of Sporichthyaceae bacterium includes the following:
- a CDS encoding cobalamin-independent methionine synthase II family protein — translation MKVGSQEILLPTTMVGNYPNPKWYDGQPFAVYPKGEFIYDTISREALEDAVLAIVHDQEMAGLDIIADGKVFGGDSAYAGFVYHYYERMSGFKMSGPNIPLPIYSTLFSPTCVGPVEREHPFHLATLRATRKATNKPVKISYCGVGVLAAAATDNYYKDIKAISQAIGKALNEDFKELADNGADIIQLDEFVWPYGMGDWEIDALNTATEGVGCDVWVHSCWGNYSGTPGYFPDEKEKNVWKASELGTRDRNAHVAPQRAKAIFPHVNDANITALNYEVARTGPDDLKPLLDNDWDKPFVAGVIDVKSTITETADEVADRIRTVLEFVPADRLGLSTDCGLINLPRMIAQAKLRALSAGAEIVREELHAKG, via the coding sequence ATGAAGGTCGGATCGCAGGAGATCCTCCTGCCCACGACGATGGTCGGGAACTACCCGAACCCGAAGTGGTACGACGGGCAGCCGTTCGCCGTCTATCCCAAGGGCGAGTTCATCTACGACACGATCAGCCGGGAGGCCCTGGAGGACGCTGTCCTGGCGATCGTCCACGACCAGGAGATGGCCGGGCTCGACATCATCGCGGACGGCAAGGTGTTCGGCGGCGACAGCGCCTACGCGGGCTTCGTGTACCACTACTACGAGCGGATGTCCGGCTTCAAGATGTCCGGCCCGAACATCCCGCTGCCGATCTACTCCACGTTGTTCTCCCCCACCTGCGTCGGACCGGTGGAGCGCGAGCACCCGTTCCACCTCGCCACGCTGCGGGCCACCCGCAAGGCGACGAACAAGCCGGTGAAGATCTCCTACTGCGGCGTCGGCGTGCTCGCCGCGGCAGCGACCGACAACTACTACAAGGACATCAAGGCGATCTCGCAGGCGATCGGCAAGGCCCTGAACGAGGACTTCAAGGAGCTGGCCGACAACGGCGCCGACATCATCCAGCTCGACGAGTTCGTCTGGCCCTACGGCATGGGCGACTGGGAGATCGACGCGTTGAACACGGCCACCGAGGGCGTCGGCTGCGACGTGTGGGTGCACAGCTGCTGGGGCAACTACTCCGGCACCCCGGGCTATTTCCCGGACGAGAAGGAGAAGAACGTCTGGAAGGCCTCGGAGCTCGGCACCCGCGACCGCAACGCCCACGTCGCCCCGCAGCGCGCGAAGGCGATCTTCCCGCACGTCAACGACGCGAACATCACCGCGCTGAACTACGAGGTTGCCCGCACCGGACCGGACGACCTGAAGCCACTGCTGGACAACGACTGGGACAAGCCGTTCGTGGCCGGCGTGATCGACGTGAAGTCGACGATCACCGAGACCGCCGACGAGGTCGCCGACCGGATCCGCACAGTGCTGGAGTTCGTGCCGGCCGACCGACTCGGGCTGTCCACCGACTGCGGACTGATCAACCTGCCTCGCATGATCGCCCAGGCGAAGCTGCGCGCCCTGTCCGCAGGCGCGGAGATCGTCCGCGAGGAACTGCACGCCAAGGGCTGA